A single window of Streptomyces griseoviridis DNA harbors:
- the pstA gene encoding phosphate ABC transporter permease PstA, with protein sequence MSHAAVTEERPSTLRGASLPKWSPWAIAAGSLAVAVLLGLVAGIESRIQWGLIAGLLFLVATYVLAAKVEGRRQAKDRIATSLVWVAFLLAVVPLVSLVWTTVARGTKVLDLYFLTHSMGIVADSQPGGGIYHAIIGSLEQVGLATLMAAPIGVLTAIYLVEYGRGGLARAVTFFVDVMTGIPSVVAGLFILSLMLIFEMEPFGFAGSLALAILMVPVVVRSTEEMLKLVPNELREASLALGIPKWRTILKVVLPTSIGGITTGIMLAIARIAGETAPVLLLVFGNRFINNNPFEGAQQSLPLYIYQQYANSAGANAAYDRAWAASLTLIAFVMILNLLARGIARWKAPQSGR encoded by the coding sequence ATGAGCCACGCAGCCGTCACCGAAGAACGCCCCAGCACCCTGCGCGGCGCCTCCCTGCCGAAGTGGTCGCCCTGGGCGATCGCCGCCGGATCGCTGGCCGTCGCCGTCCTGCTCGGCCTGGTCGCGGGCATCGAAAGCCGCATCCAGTGGGGCCTGATCGCCGGACTCCTGTTCCTGGTCGCGACCTATGTGCTCGCCGCCAAGGTGGAGGGCCGCCGGCAGGCCAAGGACCGCATCGCGACCAGCCTGGTCTGGGTCGCGTTCCTGCTCGCCGTCGTCCCGCTGGTCTCCCTGGTGTGGACGACCGTCGCGCGCGGCACCAAGGTCCTCGACCTCTACTTCCTGACCCACTCGATGGGCATCGTCGCCGACTCCCAGCCGGGCGGCGGCATCTACCACGCCATCATCGGCAGCCTTGAGCAGGTCGGCCTCGCCACCCTGATGGCCGCGCCGATCGGCGTCCTCACCGCGATCTACCTCGTCGAGTACGGCCGCGGCGGTCTGGCCCGCGCGGTCACCTTCTTCGTCGACGTCATGACGGGCATCCCGTCGGTCGTCGCGGGCCTTTTCATCCTCAGCCTCATGCTGATCTTCGAGATGGAGCCGTTCGGCTTCGCCGGTTCGCTGGCCCTGGCCATCCTGATGGTCCCGGTCGTCGTCCGCTCCACCGAGGAGATGCTCAAGCTCGTCCCGAACGAGCTGCGCGAGGCGTCGCTCGCGCTGGGCATCCCGAAGTGGCGCACCATCCTGAAGGTGGTCCTGCCGACCTCCATCGGCGGCATCACGACCGGCATCATGCTGGCCATCGCCCGGATCGCCGGCGAGACCGCGCCGGTGCTGCTGCTGGTGTTCGGCAACCGGTTCATCAACAACAACCCCTTCGAGGGCGCCCAGCAGTCGCTGCCGCTGTACATCTACCAGCAGTACGCGAACAGCGCGGGCGCGAACGCCGCGTACGACAGGGCCTGGGCGGCGTCGCTCACCCTGATCGCCTTCGTGATGATCCTGAACCTGCTGGCCCGCGGCATCGCCCGCTGGAAGGCCCCGCAGTCCGGTCGCTGA